The DNA segment catcaaaccacgctgaggcgatgtcgcacatgccacaactggaaggacccacaactaaaatatacaactatatactgggggggattggagggaaaaagcagggcaaagaaagaagattggcaacagttgttagctcaggtgccaatcttcaaaaaaatttttttcaataaaaatttttaaaaaaaggaatgaagtactgatacatgctacaatatggataagtCTTCAAAAcagtatactaagtgaaagaagccagacacaaaagaccacatattatatgattccatttatacgaaatttccacaacaggcaaatccactgagttagaaagtacattagtgcttgcaaggggatggggaaaggagCATTAGgagatacagggtttctttttagggtaaaGGGAATGTCCCGAgattagtgatgatggttgcacaacattgtgaatatacttaatgccaatgaattgtacactttaaagtggttaaaatactaaaatttataccatgtgtattttaccataattttaaaaaaacagaaaaggaatataCAAATAACAAGGTTAGTAACCCCAATCTTTGTCCATTAATGTTCTCCCTTCCAGCCTGAGTCATCTTTAAAATCTGTTATGAAAGTTCACAGGTGTGCATGTATACGCTATCTCCATATTCGTTgccaggaaaatatatttatatcatttacgaaatatcttttcttatttatttttaatctaaaagcaCTTAAGGGCAAAACCTAGGGATTCCTGGTTTTATAAGGCTCAGTACTATAGAACCTCCTTGGGCAAACAAACATTATTCagaatttgtctgaaaatgtcaagCTTTCCAAAACACTTAAGAAACAACAAAGGACTGAACAAATTCTAGTCTATTGTTTTAAATACAAGATACAAATGTTCTGATGGAGGTAAGgaataccttctttttttttgaggaagattagccctgagctaacatccgctacgaatcctcctctttttgctgaggaagaccggccctgagctaacatccctgcccatcttcctctattttatacgtcggacgcctaccacagcatggcttgccaagcggtgccatgtccacacctgggatccgaaccggcaaaccctgggccgctgaagcagaacgtgcgaactcaaccactgccccaccgggccagccccagaaataacatattttagtaACAGAGCGGCAATATTTGAATAAGATCTGCATTTTACCTTATTATGTTTAAATAGTGGTCTCTATATAAtactcaaaacaataaaacttacaTTGCAATAAAGGTCACATGTTCATGTGGGCCAAATTACTGGGAActtaagaaatgtttcattttatttggtgcACTGATTTTTGCTTTACTCAATACATTAACTTCATCGATACACCACTCCAAACCCCCACCCAAAGGCAGACTCTTCAaatggagacaggaggcaaagaatgtgacaaaagcaagaaagcaaagcaaaaagttttattCTTGTTGTGAGGAATTATAAGAAAAGGGTATTTAGGAGAGAACAggggttctctttctctgcagggaaaaaaaccccacacaattTTAATGAGTTTAGACTTTAGAGGCAGAAAACGGCACCTGTTTCCACAATTCATCCATCAAGTAAGACAGGTAACCCTAGCTCCCATCAAAAATAATTGGACAAACATTTAGAATTCAGATGTCAGAGACAAATCACGGAAAACAGTAATAAGCAGTTGGTAGTATGAAGGAATAcaagttatctaaatattttaatactacatttgaaattgggaaggaaggaggaagaaggtgtACCCAAAAGTCATCTTTACCTGCCTTGAAACTCCATCTTTTACCCAAATTCATTCTACCCCTCATCTGAGTACTAAACTACTCTATCATTATACCACATATTACCTGTAGCACTCAGTTGGTGCTCAGCATATGctcctatttttttctggggGGGGATAGGAGTTACAAGTATATGCCTATGTCCTCCTAAAAATACTCCTTGCCTAAAGGACTGTACTATCTTCTCAGTATTTCCAGTAATTGGCATAATCGAGTATAGACTCAAACATCTGTCACCTCCATGCTCAAAATATTCAAAGGCTTCCCATGTCTATAAATAAGGATAAAGTACAAATTCCTAAGCATAGCATTCAAAGCTCTCTGCAAGAAATTCACACGACTTTCCAATCTTATCTTACCACAACTCTTAGCTCAAAGAaggttctctttcccttcttctcccactgaattttcttttacttctcttataATAAGCAATACATTCTGCTTGTAGTTCCTTGTTTAAAACTCCGAGTACTCTCTACTAGAGTGTAAGCTCCTCAAAGAAGGAAACTGGTCTGGGTTCAGCTCTTTTTCCCCACGTGGGAAATAACCAATTGCCTTGTACAgaggaataataaatgtttattaaaatgaagataatgcctGGCGAGGGAGTCCTTAACAGAGTGGTGATTTGttgagctatttttttaaaaccctgaagTCTTTCAGTGCcctcaaatattttcccttctgtctCTAAAGTGAGGTATTCAGTAAGCTGTGTTGGATGCACTATAGTCAGCCTTTGAACgaaatgtattatttcacatACTTAATGAGTAACAGGTTCAGTCACTTTAATGTGAGACATTCACTCTTAGTTCTCTATTTTTAGTAGATACTCAGAATACACAACGAGAGTTCATAAACAGGgtgttttggttttgaatttggGGGGTatctgaggaaggaggaaaggggaatGACAAGAGAAATGAGAGGTGGAGAAATTCTCTCCGACTCTATAGAAATTAACCAAGCCTACCTTCAAATCTCTACATTAATGGCAGAGAATGAGCTGATTAACAATCAGtattaaaagcaaaatcactttaaaatacagtaaaagcaaAGATATCATATGCCTCCTGATAAAATGTGCTGAGAGAAAGACACATCACCTCATAGTATTCCTAGCAAAATACAGAATCacaaagaaacatcagacaaaccccaatTAATGGACCTGTGTTCTTCAAAAGACTGAAGGGAGAAAACAGCAAGGTGAACTGCTCCAGATTAAAGAagattaaagagacatgacaatgaAATGCAATGCATGTCCCAGAATTGAATCCcgggccagaaaaaaaagaaatctttgtctctcAGTATAAAAGACATTATGGAGCAAGTGGTAAAATATGAATAAGGTCTATAGATTAGAAATAGTATCGTTATCAGTGTTCACTTCTAATTTGCTAACTATACTGAGGTTACATAAGAAAATACTTCTATTTGGGGGGAATACATGTCAAAGTATTCAGTGTAAAGAAGGATCATGTCTGAAATTTACTCCCAAAtgactcagaaaaataataatagggaatgataaagcaaatgtggtaaaatattacCATGTGCTAAATCTGGGTGAAGGGCATATGagaatctttgtattattttctaatttgtaaaattttctaagtctgaaattatattgtttacctttttattttgaactatagTAAAAAAGGAGATAATTATCTCCTTGAAGGTAGATCAGATTCATTTCCCGGGGTTAtagttataaaaaattcaaaaacttatTCAATAAAACATTACATAAGGTCAATGAGACAGTGACTAGAAAATTGTTTTAAGCAAACggatagatattaaaaaaatattatttataaaaacaaaatgtctggggctggccccatggccgagtggttaagttcacgcactccgctttggcggccgagggtttcgctggttcagatcctgagtgccgacatggcacggctcattagtccatgttgaggcagcatcccacatgccgcaactagaaggacacacaactaaagcatacaactacgtactggggggatctggggagaaaaagcaggaaaaaaaacaaacaatgtctTTTGTGGGGAGGACTGAGTTACTAGCCAAAATGTATAttaatacaggttttttaaagcataatgaaAGCTCCATGGGGGTGGGGTCTTAATTTGTCTTGTTCACCTAAGCAATTCTTAGAACAGTTATTGGCACATGGTAATAGTAATCagtaataactaatatttgaGTAATTATTATGTCCCAGACACTAATCTAAGTGTTTTGTGTccactaattcatttaatcctcacacagtcCAAGAAATATCTGGTAAATGAATTAGTACTTTCGAAGGATGACAATTACAGTCAGTTCTGCAATCACACAACATGAGTTCCTAAAAATCACCAGGTTATGCAATATTATGCAACGAACACCATAAGACTCACAGGAAAAATGGACTTAGAAGCAGTAAGACTCAAAAAGTTTCATCagtgacacattttttaaaaagatagaaacctaAAAAACACAGTAGCACAAGTGTACACATGTTAAGTgattaagaaatacacaaatacagtAATATGGCACTTACCTTGAAAAAGACATGACATGTGCCTGTGGAAATGGGCCTCAGAAGGGTTGCAGCTTATGAATTATTATAAAGTGATGGAAGGACGGTTATCTGAAATTGGATGGACAACTGTAACAACAGATGTGATGGATGTGGCTCATAACACAAGGGGTAAACTGAGGGAGCTGATGTATGTTTGAggtgtgtgcacatatatccatgtatttTAATATAGCTCAGTTCAGCTGGATGCAGTTTTCTGCATTCACCTAGGGCAGAATCtttctataaaaggccagatagtaaacattttaggctttgtgggccattaggtctctattgcaactattcaactttgAGACTGTGGTACAAAAGTAGCCACAGACAATGTAAACAAATGGTCTTGGGTGTATTCCAATTTCACAAAAATAGGCCACTGGTTagtggccatagtttgctgacccttgaccTTGCAGACCAAATCCTGTTTATTTGCAAATGCAAATTTTGTCTTAGGCTCAAATTGTTCCGATAGATTAATTTTGTTCAACCAaatcaacattttcaaaacaagcattaCAGCAGAACTAAGTTTGGAATGCtagcaaataaaccaaaaaaaaaaaacaatgtaattcaaaaggcaaaataaatctagtattactggaaaataaattatttttgatttttcattttataaatcaaatgtcACCCAAAAGTCAACTGACCACATCAAAtgaccaaagcaaagacaactaAGGACAGATTTTGAACAATCATAGTCATTCAAAATCTGTGTTAAATTCTACACAATCcttaagaaaagtgagaaatactTTTGACAGTTCTTCTGAACTGAAATTATCAGGATCATTCACAAGGGCACGTGGCTTTTACAAGATGAAGCCACAAAAGTTAGCATACCAAAACTGCActataagatgaaaaagttctgaggatctaaggtacagcgtggagactatagttaatgatactgtattacgtacttgaaagttgctagagagtagatcttaaatgctctcaccacaacaacataattaacaaaaacgttaattatgtgaggtgaaggatgtatCAACTAACATTATTGtgctaatcatttcaaaatatatacatccatcaaatcatcacactacacaccttaaacttacacaatgacaTACGTCAATTACATATCAATAGAGCTGGGAAAAACATACTAATTGCACAATCATTATACACTATTCGTCCAGGAGTTGAGCTTTTAAGTTGACCTTCTTCCAAACAGAAAACACTAATTTATACATTCCTTGCTCAAACTGCTATACCTCACATCCGGAATCCTGCCCCAGTCTTCTTTGTCAAAACTGTGCCCCTTCTCCAAGATTCAAATGCTATCTTTCCATAAAGCCTTTCCCGGACCTCATCACAAATCTCTTCCTACTCTGAACTCCCACAGAAACTTAGTTTTGACCTAATGCAGCATTCATCATTTTATATCCTGGTTTAAAACTATTTGTGTACATATCTTATCTGCTCTGCTATGTGGAAAATAAGACTAATCTTTAACCATACtaatccctctgcctggactgcccTTTTTCACAGCCAATCCTCAACTCATCCTAACTCATCTTCGACACCCAATACAGATACCATCTCCTCTGAAAAACTTTCCTAGACATCCCCCAAATTaggctttccttcatttctgatgccTAACACAGCCAATATACCTCCATTTTAGCACTGCTTTGTAACTGCTTATTTACTTACTATCTCCCTAACTAGATTAAGAATGCCTTaaggggggctggcctcatggcctagtggtgaagttcagcacactccgctttggcagcccaggttcagttcccaggcacaaacctacaccactcatcaggagccatgctgtggtggtgacccacagacaaaatagagggagactggcaagatggtagctcagggagaatctacctccaaaaaaagaaaaaagaacgccTTAAGGAGGCAGGAATTTTATCTTATTACCCTTTGGATACCCTAGCACCGTGCCTGGTCCCTAGCTGATACTCAAGTATTTGATCGACTAATAAAgcattcccccaaaataaaaagtataggagatacacacacacacacacacacatacatgaacaCCACAGCCATACCAATAATTCTTaaacaaatattgcatggaacaGTTAACAAAAAAGCCAGACTACAGATACCAAGAATTGCTACTTCAAACCAAAACTGAGAGTCTCAGAGTCAGGAGGTGAAAATAGTGGCTACAGTAAAAAAGTCGCAGAAACTTTTCCCAGGACAGAAAGTATTAATGACTAGAATTAATATAGGTCTTTTCAAAAGCATCATCTCCAATCATTAAAGGGCAGAAATATAATACACTGAATATAGTAATCTTTCAAAACAGAAGATATCCTAAGGCACATTAACAAACTTCCCATCaaaaagtttttcctttccaataaacGTTTGCAAAAGTATGTGTACATGATACTATGACATCATATTAGCAACAAAACACCTGTATCCCAACCAACGTAAGCTTTAAGGCAAAAAAGATATGCATACATTGAATAAAGAAACTTAACCTCATCACCACCCTTCTCTCTACCCCCACAAAAGGCAAGTAAAATCAAAAAAGGATCAACACAcataagcaggagtttttaaatAACGATAGAACATCTAGTAcaacttcattttgtaaatgacaaAGTAGAGctctagaaaggataaatgatttgtccaaggccacacaatcAGTTAAGCAACAGGGCTATAACCAGAAAACCAGGTTTAGCTCCAAGTTCAGTGTTCATTCCTCTACACCAGCAGTTGTCAAACTTTTAGTCTCGGGATCTCTTTATGctcttaaaacacttaaaaattaacaaagaccccaaagagctttagtTTATTGTCTTCTAAGAACTGCTGTTACAACCATGTTACCTCCCCCTGAACAACTTTACACTTTAGCAGTATCTATTAAACTCACTCCcagttcacagatggagaaatggaggttAACCATCCTGTATGTCAGCTATCAAGCCAATCATAAGACAAGCATTAAGAAAcaggtacaggggccggccccatggccaagtggcaaagtttgcgtgctctgcttcggtggcccggggtcttaccagttcgaatcctgggcgcagacccagcacctctcatcaggccaggctgaggcggcatcccatgtaccgcaacaagaaggacccacaactaaaatatataccactatgtactggggggctttggggagaaggaagaaaaataaaatctcaaaaaaaaaaaaaacccaggtacAGAGAGATCCTACTTGGACACTCCTTTTACTGCCCTGCTAGATTCAACATTCCTAAAGAAAGATCCATACACCATTTTCCAGTGACTTAAACCATTTGAACAGCTTCTGCCACGTCCAAGAAAACATTCAAGGTCTAGAGGAAAGGACCTCATGTAAACCCAACAATTGCCTGTATCCTGTCACCCAATCCATAAACTTATTCAGACTCCAAGAGTGAAATAGGCACATAAATTCACACaatttcttacagaaaaaaattatttcacacaCCTATATCTATACAGAAATTCCTTTAAGTACCACATTTATCTCATCTCTAGAAATACAACATATAACTGAAAACTCATGGCCAACTACACCAGAGGGTGCCAATAATGAGAACTGCCCTGATCAAAATTAAAGCCCCAAGCAATAACATAACCAAACAGCTGGTATTTAAATGCTTTCAAAACCCTTTATAAAATTTGCATCTACTCTCCCACCACAGGCCTGGCTTAATGCTTTCCACATAGTGAGAATGCAAACACTTCACaggttacatttttcaaaaattaggtTAGTATGGGGGCCggacccgtggccaagtggttaagttcgagcgctctgctttggcggcccagggtttccctggttcggctCTTGGGCGCggccctagcactgctcatcaggccatgctgaggcagtgtcccacagagcagagccagaaggacctacaactagaatatagaactatgtactggggggcttcagggagaagaagaaaaaagaagaagatgggcaacagacgttagctcaggtgccaatcttcaaaaaaaaaaaaaaaattagcgtaGTGTGTAACTGATTGTGAACTACCAGCCTAACAGACACTTCTTAAGACattctgcctttttaaatttaagaccaATAACTAGTTATACTGCTGTCAGCTTTTCAACTAATCAGCTGCCATAAGGATTAAAATGACAAGTCACATCAAATCTCAAAGAggtttacatgaaaataaattacagctAAGTTTACCTGTCAATCAGAGGCTGGTCTTTCATAAtgccaaacatttgaaaaaacaagccaatcctatttaaaataaaacaaattttaaaaactctctaaaaacaataacaaaacctttaaaggtttttttttcccccactgattTTTCAATGTATGATTTAGCCAGGTCATCcgtttcttttcctgcctcttgcctttgtgctatttttccaccacaaaaccctagaaaactttctttgtttataaacacAAGTAAAAATTAGAACTAATCTTTGCTCTTAGTGTTCGACAGAAGATCTGATAAAGAAAACACCTGGAactatttgtgtaaaataaagttaatgataatgtattatatagttcgtattatttcatattataagAGAATCAAGAGTGATTCAGTATTGTGGGTTCAACTCACTCAAGCATTACTGTTACATTATCCTTTAACTACGATTATGACTTGAGATGAATGACACTTCAGCCTGAGAAAGTTCTTCTCAACACCCACTTTGAGCTCCTTCATAGTAAAtaatcaggaaggaaaaactttttaaaattaattttctacatTTATATTTGTGGTTCTTTACAGACGGTTTTTCACATAGCTTAAGACTCTCCTGGAATTAAATGTTTCGGTTATCTCACTATCTCATCTGGACACACAagtcaaaatattataaacagcTACAAACTCAAAGACCTACACCAAATGACCACAACAGTAGCTACCATGAACTTCTTCCATTATAATACTGGGGCCAAATTAAAATGGTCAGAATCGCGTTACATCTGGCAGCTCAAGGAGGCATTAACGTCTTGTGGTTAAGAACATAAGCTTCAGAGTCAAGAGTGGGTTCAATTCCAGCTCCACCAATTACAAACTACATAACTTTGGTCAAGTTCTTTgattctctgtctcagtttcctcctcatctgtaaaatgaggaacacCACGTACCTTCTCCATAGGGTTGTTTCGAGAAGTAATCAAGATTATACAGGTAAAGGTTAACAATAAGCACTCGATTTTAGTTATGATTATTACTCTTAGCAACAAGATCTACAGAAATTCAAGACCCATAAGAAAAAGTGACCCTGGCATAACATGAATAATTCTATCCTGAAAGTCTAGACATAAATAATTTGTTCACCCTAAAGAACGAGAGAAAATCCAAGTTCAACCTATGGTCTTAAATGCAGACTTTGTGAGACTTAGTGAAATCTAAAGGTCATATTTAACTGTAAGGTACACCCTTCATGTATATGAACATGAATGCCTGATAATAAACAACCAACAAGTTGTACTGGGTACCTCATGTGCCCAATAACCcgtaaataaaggtttattgtaCTTGGGCCAATTAACACAAGTTCAGAAACCAAAGCGACAATCTTTACACAATTACGGATCCATAATCTAAGAACCAAagcgtatttttttttcttgaggggaaaaaaaacatctaTCTACTGCTTGTTAATGCAGAAAAATAGGCATAAGAGGTATCAGAGGCTCATTCCCAAACTCTACACGCTAGCTAAAGTGCTCTAGAAACGTATACCATCCTAACAGTTACTCAAAGGCACCTTTTTGCCAGCTACGAATGGAATTCTGATCCCTGctccctgtaattttctttactttgccACTAGGCGCCAAGGATACATCTCACAgtagaaaaattacttaattcACTAGGGATGAAAAGTCAAACGTCAAACTGCCTGAAAAGCAAGCCAGCCAGCTGTGTAAAAGTGGTATACATCTGATATGAACAACCCATATTTTTAGACACTATCAGGACGCAAATCAGAAGCacaagagaggggccggcccagggccgaggggttaagttcctgcgctccgcttcggcggttctgggtttcgccggttcataaTCCTGGGTGCGggaacacggcaccgctcatcaagccacgctgaggcggcgtcccacacgccacacctagaaggacccacaactgaaaatacacaactgtgtactggggggctttgggagaaaaaggaaaaatacaatctttaaaagaaaaaaaaagcacaagagaaaaacagcctcCAAACGCACTTGATTGCTAAGAGGTGGCCTGCCAGGCACAGCTTCCCTTGCAATAAATCTTACTTCCCATCAACCCACGTTAACCAGCTTCCCATCCCTCGTGGAAGAAATAAATAGGCTCTAATTACTTTTGCTCGAAATTTGCCCAGAAAGTGGAGAAACGTTTGAGGTCTGCCTTCCCACCCACTAAAGCCAGACTTCACAAAAAGCAACGCACACGAGTCCTCCAGGAGGAAAACCCTGCGTTAGTATCCCCCGCCTCGAGGTAGACCCAAGGATATCAGCGCACAGAAAGAACGGAAATGCCAGGCAAGCCCTCCCACTCACCCCCAAAAAACGGACTGACCCCAGGGGCTGCCGAAAAAAACATTCCGCAAGGCCGGGGTACTTCCCGTCTCCAGCAGCCGAAACGCCACTGAGCTGTCCCAGGATCTCGCATCCTCCCGCCTGctcgcccgcccctcccccgcttcccaccccccacccccaccgctgcCCCACGCAGTTTCCAGGCCCCAAGATTAGGAGGAATGACCGGGATACCAACACCCGCCTCCGGCTTGGGAGTCTCAATCCCACCAGCTCCGGAGAAGCAACAGAGGAGGGCGGCTGAGCCGCGGCggcccaggaggctggagggagcgccccccacgccacccccaccccggcctgAGTCTAGCGCCGAAGCCTTCTCCCCAAAGGGAAAAGGATGCCTCTCGCCGCCAAGCAACGCGCCAGCCTCAGCCCTCACGCCAGCGCTTCCCGACGCAGAGGGCGCGGAGGCCCAGCCGCCAGGACCCGGGAGACGGGCTTGTTTTACCTCAGGGGTTCAGCAGTCACGGTTTCGCTTCAATGCCTACTTGGCTTCAGCGAGCGGAGGGCACCACTCTGCGCTCCCGGCGCCCGGTTACCACAGAAATGCACCGGCCTCGTCGTCGTCGTCACCGCAGCTGCTGCTGGATCCTCCCCACAGCTCGAAggccgctgccgccgccaccgccgcagGAGCCGCGGAAACAAagcgccgccgtcgccgccgccgttCTGTGGGGCCGAGGCTCAGGCAGGAGAGGTGGCGCGGCCTCCCTCTGCCGCGTCCCGTCGTCCACCGGCTCCCTCCGCCGCGGCGCAGGCGCTTATTGGCTGCGAAGACACACCTTCGTTGGGGGCCTGTTGCTAAGGCGGTCTACGTCGTTTGATCCCGTCTACCTTGTCGTGGGGGGTCCAGGTCAGTCCCATTGACCTGAAAGTGCTAGTGTCGTATTTTGACTTTATTCGGAAAGTGCTTTTTGACCCGTCTTCTTTTCTTGCACTTATTgacaaaacaatattttactaTAGAATAACACTATATATGAATACTATAATATTAGTATATCACTATACTAAGCCTTTATCTGggttatctcatgtaatccttatGCCCTTTGAGGCAGATAAACACTTGTTAgctacattttccagatgaggaaaccaagacacaaaGTCCCACGGTCATGGAACTGAAATTCAGATCAGACACTGCCCTCTTAATCACTACTCTATATGgccatattgtatattttttcttatattccagGTTATCGAGTTCTTTgctttcctagatgttttatatataatagtcAGCATGCCACAATGCTTAAAAACAT comes from the Equus asinus isolate D_3611 breed Donkey unplaced genomic scaffold, EquAss-T2T_v2 contig_3, whole genome shotgun sequence genome and includes:
- the LOC139043583 gene encoding uncharacterized protein translates to MTGIPTPASGLGVSIPPAPEKQQRRAAEPRRPRRLEGAPPTPPPPRPESSAEAFSPKGKGCLSPPSNAPASALTPALPDAEGAEAQPPGPGRRACFTSGVQQSRFRFNAYLASASGGHHSALPAPGYHRNAPASSSSSPQLLLDPPHSSKAAAAATAAGAAETKRRRRRRRSVGPRLRQERWRGLPLPRPVVHRLPPPRRRRLLAAKTHLRWGPVAKAVYVV